The DNA sequence ATAACCATTTTGTTTTCATAAAATTGACAAAAGATTTTATTAACATTAACATGttaagtatatatatacttaattcGTACATTTGTCGTTTAACGGGTGAAATTTTCATTATacttaaaaaatatttgcaattattATACCTCAACAACGATATGTTATATTTGAAAAAAGTTTCttcaatattttgtataaaaatattgttatggaaaagCAAAAGGTAACTCGAGATTAACAAGTTACATAGGAAGTAGACATATCCAGCCATCTGGTGGCGCATTACTCAAATACATATAACAACTGTTAATATCGATCAACGATGACCCTAGTTAGCATGTCATCGTCATTATTTATCATTGCATGCTAATAGCAAGTAAACAAATACAAATTAacatatattacgttattatatcacattatatataaatattatattaatgaaaACAAAATTAACCAACGATATTAAGCTCCTTTACAAGATTAAATATGATTCATTAAATAAACGATTGTTTTGATCACATACCTTGTAAATTGTCCAGCATATATGACAGCAGCTTGTGAGTCCCAGATGGTTCTCCATATAACGCCATTATTTCCTTGCTAAGTGGATTTCCCTGAAGTCCTAGCACTTGTAATTGGAACAATTTTCCTAGTTCATATGGTAACACTCGGAGGTAATTTTGGTTTAACAACAATTCTCTGAAATATAAACAAAACATCAGAATAAGAtacataaaaaatttaatatgcGTTCAATTAATAATTCACGTTATCTTTTTACTGGATAATggatataaatacaaatacgaTCATACCTGAGGTAGATGAGGTCCCCCAGTTCAGCTGGCAAACTCCGTAATTTATTGCTACTGAGATCTAAAGCACGTAAGTTGACTAAACGTCCAATCTCAGATGGTATCCTTTGTAAACTATTATCATTGAGATACAAAGCCGTTAGATGAGTCAATTGCCATAAATTTGGGCTTAAATTTCTTATACTGCCTGTTATCTCCAATTCTGGCCAATACGATTTCTTTCCAGAGTTTGCATCCTCCGTAGACATAAAAGTATGTGTACGACGTGGGTTGGAGTTTTCATACTTGTCTTTATGATTGCGAGACATGTTAAATCCTACACAAATATTGGAATGACGTTTAAAACTATTAAACATTACAATTACATAGCTATAAAACATACAAATTATATTAAACGAtagagaattaaacatttacttcaatgaaaatattatatagactaatatttttgtaatactTCTCAATGTGGCTACAAATGTTACataatatatcaaatacaaCAATTTACATACATAAAAATCTTAATTTATTTGCAATTGCTAATAACAGAGTAATTTATTCGTTTGTATATAGGTTAATTAAcccaaaataaaaaatatacaatatgagaaatcttttgtaaaaatttaagtaaaatataatttgttgTACAATAATGTGGTTGTATTATCAACTGCATGTAATGTTTATCGTATCGATTATGAAATTCTCCAT is a window from the Bombus affinis isolate iyBomAffi1 unplaced genomic scaffold, iyBomAffi1.2 ctg00001249.1, whole genome shotgun sequence genome containing:
- the LOC126928658 gene encoding CCR4-NOT transcription complex subunit 6-like, encoding MSRNHKDKYENSNPRRTHTFMSTEDANSGKKSYWPELEITGSIRNLSPNLWQLTHLTALYLNDNSLQRIPSEIGRLVNLRALDLSSNKLRSLPAELGDLIYLRELLLNQNYLRVLPYELGKLFQLQVLGLQGNPLSKEIMALYGEPSGTHKLLSYMLDNLQGM